One Helicobacter cetorum MIT 00-7128 DNA window includes the following coding sequences:
- the pgsA gene encoding CDP-diacylglycerol--glycerol-3-phosphate 3-phosphatidyltransferase, which translates to MRLLKLLPNFLTISRIFLALFLLFLLLNTHTYFSSLSPKETDTLATFVFLIASLTDLLDGYIARSYKAKSRFGEVFDPLADKMLILSAFLGLVHLGKVDAWIPFVILGREFFISGLRVLAANEKKDIPVSKLGKYKTVFQVLAIASLLANFTYAHILVAVAVFATLYSGLDYAIKYYKS; encoded by the coding sequence ATGAGACTCTTAAAACTTTTACCTAATTTTTTAACTATTTCACGCATATTCTTAGCACTCTTTCTCTTATTTTTGCTCTTAAATACACATACCTATTTTAGCAGTCTAAGCCCTAAAGAAACCGACACGCTCGCTACATTTGTTTTTTTAATCGCCTCCCTTACGGACTTATTAGATGGTTATATTGCTAGAAGTTATAAGGCAAAATCACGCTTTGGGGAAGTCTTTGACCCCTTAGCAGATAAAATGCTCATTCTTTCTGCCTTTTTAGGATTGGTGCATTTAGGAAAAGTGGATGCATGGATTCCTTTTGTTATTTTAGGAAGAGAGTTTTTCATCTCTGGGCTTAGAGTCTTAGCTGCTAATGAAAAAAAGGATATTCCTGTAAGCAAATTAGGCAAGTATAAAACCGTATTTCAAGTTCTAGCTATTGCCTCCCTACTGGCTAATTTTACTTATGCGCATATCTTGGTTGCTGTTGCTGTTTTTGCAACTCTATATTCAGGCTTAGACTACGCTATCAAGTATTATAAAAGCTAA
- a CDS encoding quinone-dependent dihydroorotate dehydrogenase — MLYSLLKKYFFTLDAETAHERACSTLRVLSRMPFWRALTYAKFGYVNPILNNEILGLNFPNPIGLAAGFDKNVQLLKALEAFGFGYIEAGTLTNEAQSGNEKPRLFRHIEEESLQNAMGFNNYGAILGARAFNRFAPYRVPIGINLGKNKHIEQANALEDYKAVLNKCLKIGDYYTFNLSSPNTPNLRDLQNKAFVSELFSMAKEMTHKPLFLKIAPDLEIDNMLEIVNSAIKAGASGIIATNTTIDKSLVVAPKEVGGLSGKCLTKKSREIFNELAKAFFKESILISVGGISDAKEAYERIKMGASLLQIYSAFIYQGPNLCQNILKDLVKLLQKDGFSSVKEAIGANLR, encoded by the coding sequence ATGCTCTATTCCCTACTGAAGAAATATTTTTTCACTTTAGATGCAGAAACAGCACATGAAAGGGCTTGTAGCACTTTAAGAGTGCTTTCTAGAATGCCCTTTTGGCGTGCCTTAACTTATGCTAAGTTTGGCTATGTCAATCCTATATTAAACAATGAAATTTTAGGCTTAAACTTTCCTAACCCCATAGGATTAGCCGCAGGATTTGATAAGAATGTGCAACTCCTTAAAGCCCTAGAGGCTTTTGGCTTTGGCTACATAGAGGCAGGCACTTTAACTAATGAGGCTCAAAGCGGAAATGAAAAACCTAGACTTTTTAGGCATATTGAAGAAGAATCTTTACAAAATGCGATGGGTTTTAATAATTATGGAGCCATTTTGGGTGCAAGAGCCTTTAATCGCTTTGCCCCTTACAGAGTGCCTATTGGCATCAATTTGGGTAAAAATAAGCATATAGAACAAGCTAATGCCCTAGAAGATTATAAGGCAGTTTTAAACAAATGTCTTAAAATTGGCGATTATTATACTTTTAATCTTTCTTCACCAAATACCCCTAATTTAAGAGATTTGCAAAACAAAGCGTTTGTAAGCGAACTTTTTAGCATGGCTAAAGAAATGACTCATAAGCCCTTATTTTTAAAAATCGCCCCAGATTTAGAAATAGATAATATGTTAGAAATTGTAAATAGTGCTATTAAAGCAGGAGCAAGTGGGATTATTGCTACTAACACCACGATTGATAAAAGCCTTGTAGTTGCCCCAAAAGAAGTGGGAGGATTAAGCGGAAAATGCTTGACTAAAAAAAGTCGTGAAATCTTTAATGAATTAGCTAAAGCCTTTTTTAAAGAGAGCATTTTAATTTCTGTAGGAGGGATTAGCGACGCTAAAGAGGCATATGAAAGAATAAAAATGGGGGCGAGTTTATTGCAAATTTATAGTGCTTTTATTTATCAAGGGCCAAATTTATGCCAAAATATCCTTAAAGATTTGGTAAAATTACTTCAAAAAGATGGATTTTCTAGCGTCAAAGAGGCTATAGGAGCAAATTTGCGATGA
- the dapA gene encoding 4-hydroxy-tetrahydrodipicolinate synthase — protein sequence MQFSSSSALITPFKEDLSVDEVAYEALIKRQIKYGMDACVPVGTTGESATLSHKEHMRCIEIAVETCKNNPTPTNSRMKVLAGVGSNATSESLTLAKFAQKIGADAILCVSPYYNRPTQKGLFEHYKAIAQSIEIPIMLYDVPSRTGVSIEVATALKLYREVPNIKAIKEASGSLKRIVEIYHYEKDFQIFSGEDLLNHSIIFSGGSGVISVTGNLMPDLISKMVSYALNKQYQEALEIQNKLFDLHQALFIETNPIPIKSAMYLAGLIKTPSYRLPLVSPSKESLQILEKTLQQYEVSL from the coding sequence ATGCAGTTTAGTTCATCTAGTGCACTCATTACCCCTTTTAAAGAAGATTTAAGTGTTGATGAAGTAGCCTATGAGGCGCTCATTAAACGCCAAATAAAGTATGGCATGGATGCATGCGTTCCTGTAGGCACAACCGGAGAATCCGCTACCCTAAGCCATAAAGAACATATGCGTTGTATTGAGATTGCTGTAGAAACTTGTAAAAATAACCCCACGCCCACAAACTCACGCATGAAAGTCTTAGCTGGAGTAGGCAGTAATGCCACTAGCGAATCTCTAACCTTAGCAAAGTTTGCTCAAAAAATAGGCGCAGATGCGATTTTATGCGTAAGCCCTTATTATAATCGCCCCACCCAAAAAGGACTATTTGAGCATTATAAAGCTATCGCACAATCTATTGAAATTCCTATTATGCTCTATGATGTGCCAAGTCGCACGGGCGTATCCATTGAAGTAGCAACTGCCCTAAAACTCTATAGAGAAGTTCCTAACATCAAAGCTATTAAAGAGGCATCTGGTTCATTAAAAAGAATAGTAGAAATCTACCACTATGAAAAGGATTTTCAAATTTTTAGTGGTGAAGATTTGCTCAATCATTCCATTATATTTTCAGGTGGTAGCGGTGTAATTTCAGTAACCGGAAATCTAATGCCAGACTTAATCTCAAAAATGGTATCTTATGCCCTAAACAAGCAATACCAAGAGGCTTTAGAAATTCAAAACAAGCTTTTTGATTTACACCAAGCGCTTTTTATAGAAACCAATCCCATTCCCATTAAATCTGCTATGTATTTAGCAGGACTCATTAAAACTCCTAGCTATAGACTCCCTTTAGTCTCTCCAAGCAAAGAGAGTTTGCAAATCTTAGAAAAAACTTTACAACAATATGAGGTCAGCTTATGA
- a CDS encoding M16 family metallopeptidase, translated as MNDFSFLGSYKKFLGLCSVLFIALGASMHAKSYLPKHESITLKNGLQVVSVPLTNKSGVIEVDVLYKVGSRNEIMGKSGIAHMLEHLNFKSTKNLKAGEFDKIVKRFGGVSNASTSFDVTRYFIKTSQENLDKSLELFAETMGSLNLKEDEFLPERQVVAEERLWRTDNSPIGMLYFRFFNTAYIYHSYHWTPIGFMEDIQNWTLEDIKHFHSLYYQPKNAIVLVVGDIDSKKVFELTKKHFESLKNLDNKAIPTPHTKEPKQDGARMAVVHKDGVQLEWIALGYKVPNFKHKDQVALDAISILLSGGNSSWLQKELVDKKRLASQAFSNNMQLQDESVFLFIAGGNPNIKAETLKQEIVALLEKLKKGQITQEELDKLKINQKADFISNLENSSDVAGLFADYLVQNDIQGLTNYQQQFAELKISDLVRVANEYFKDSQSTTVFLKP; from the coding sequence ATGAATGATTTTAGTTTTTTGGGTTCTTATAAGAAATTTTTGGGGCTTTGTTCTGTCTTGTTTATAGCGTTAGGAGCAAGTATGCACGCAAAATCTTATTTACCCAAACATGAGAGCATTACCCTAAAAAATGGGTTACAAGTTGTAAGCGTGCCCTTAACCAATAAAAGTGGTGTGATAGAAGTTGATGTGCTTTATAAGGTAGGCTCTAGAAATGAAATTATGGGCAAGAGCGGTATCGCTCACATGTTAGAGCATTTGAATTTTAAAAGCACCAAAAATCTTAAAGCCGGTGAGTTTGATAAGATTGTCAAGCGCTTTGGCGGTGTCAGCAACGCCTCTACAAGCTTTGATGTAACACGCTATTTTATCAAAACAAGCCAAGAAAACCTAGACAAATCCTTAGAACTATTTGCTGAAACTATGGGTTCTTTGAACTTAAAAGAAGATGAGTTTTTGCCCGAACGCCAAGTGGTCGCCGAAGAAAGATTATGGCGCACTGATAATTCCCCTATTGGTATGCTTTACTTTCGTTTCTTTAATACTGCTTATATTTATCATTCTTATCATTGGACACCCATTGGCTTTATGGAAGATATTCAAAATTGGACTTTAGAAGATATTAAGCACTTCCATTCGCTCTACTATCAGCCTAAAAATGCTATTGTGTTAGTAGTGGGCGATATAGACTCTAAAAAAGTCTTTGAACTCACCAAAAAACATTTTGAGTCTTTAAAAAATCTTGATAACAAAGCCATTCCAACCCCTCATACAAAAGAGCCTAAGCAAGATGGTGCAAGAATGGCTGTCGTGCATAAAGATGGCGTGCAATTAGAATGGATAGCCCTTGGCTATAAAGTCCCTAATTTCAAGCACAAAGACCAAGTGGCTTTAGATGCCATAAGCATTCTTTTAAGCGGGGGCAATAGCTCCTGGTTGCAAAAAGAACTCGTGGATAAAAAACGCCTAGCCTCACAAGCTTTTTCTAATAATATGCAACTACAAGATGAAAGTGTGTTTTTATTTATTGCTGGAGGTAATCCCAATATTAAAGCTGAAACGCTTAAACAAGAAATTGTAGCGCTTTTAGAAAAGCTTAAGAAGGGGCAAATCACTCAAGAAGAATTAGACAAGCTAAAGATTAATCAAAAAGCTGATTTCATTTCTAACCTAGAAAATTCTAGCGATGTGGCAGGACTTTTTGCGGATTACTTGGTGCAAAATGATATTCAAGGTCTTACCAACTATCAGCAACAATTTGCAGAATTAAAAATCAGTGATTTGGTGCGTGTAGCTAACGAATACTTTAAAGACAGCCAATCAACGACTGTGTTTTTAAAGCCCTAA
- a CDS encoding enoyl-ACP reductase, with protein sequence MNHTPNNQTNHMKGRTLVISGATRGIGKAILYRFAQNGVNVAFTYNKNVEEANKIIEEVEQKYSIKAKAYPLNVLEPEQYTELFKQIDVDFDRVDFFISNAIIYGRSVVGGFAPFMRLKPKGLNNIYTATVLAFVVGAQEAAKRMQKIGGGAIVSLSSTGNLVYMPNYAGHGNSKNAVETMIKYAATDLGEFNIRVNAVSGGPIDTDALKAFPDYAEIKEKVEEQSPLKRMGNPEDLAGAAYFLCDEKQSAWLTGQTIVVDGGTTFK encoded by the coding sequence ATGAATCACACCCCAAACAACCAAACTAACCATATGAAAGGCAGAACACTTGTTATTAGTGGTGCTACAAGAGGTATTGGTAAGGCTATTTTATATCGTTTTGCCCAAAATGGCGTGAATGTTGCTTTTACTTACAATAAGAATGTTGAAGAGGCTAATAAAATCATAGAAGAAGTAGAGCAAAAATACTCTATTAAAGCAAAGGCTTACCCTCTTAATGTATTAGAGCCTGAGCAATACACGGAGCTTTTCAAACAAATTGATGTGGATTTTGATAGAGTAGACTTTTTTATATCCAATGCCATTATTTATGGACGCTCGGTTGTAGGGGGCTTTGCTCCTTTTATGCGCTTAAAGCCTAAGGGATTGAATAATATCTATACTGCAACGGTGTTGGCTTTTGTTGTGGGGGCTCAAGAGGCTGCAAAACGCATGCAAAAAATTGGTGGCGGAGCGATTGTAAGCTTAAGCTCTACAGGCAATCTTGTTTATATGCCCAATTATGCTGGGCATGGCAATTCCAAAAATGCTGTAGAAACGATGATTAAATACGCAGCTACTGATTTAGGTGAATTTAATATTAGAGTGAATGCTGTTAGTGGAGGACCCATTGATACTGATGCCTTAAAGGCATTCCCTGATTATGCAGAAATTAAAGAAAAAGTAGAAGAGCAATCTCCTTTAAAACGCATGGGCAATCCTGAAGATTTAGCTGGAGCAGCGTATTTCTTATGCGATGAAAAACAGAGCGCTTGGCTTACAGGACAAACCATTGTTGTAGATGGTGGAACTACTTTTAAATAA
- a CDS encoding amino acid permease: protein MEKEEVIAQSTTQNQGKLKRDMKMRHLLMIAFGGAIGTGLFVGTGGNIASAGPLGTLIAYCFGGLVVYCIMLSLGELASFYPTTGSFGDYAAKFIGPSTGYMVFWMYWLGWVITVALEYIAIGMLMQRWFPTIPIHYWVIICILLVFLLNFFSVKIFAEGEFVFSLIKVIAVVAFISIGVIGIIYQIYLNGFSSIFNNFYFGDKGFFPNGSTAVFSAMLAVIFAFTGTEVIGVAVGETKNASEVMPKAIKATLWRIVFFFLGSVFVISVFLPMNDSTITQSPFVSVLERINLPFVGIGIPYVADIMNAVIITAMFSTANSGLYGASRMIYGLSQQDMFFKLFSKLNKQGTPINAMYFSIFFSLIGLLTQVYAKESIVEAFINVISFTVIIVWVSVSVSQYAFRRQYLKAGHSLDDLPYKAPFLPFLQFVGITGCIIGVIGSAMDKEQRIGMILTLIFAVICYIGYHFTQKTKQNKKNQRDLI, encoded by the coding sequence ATGGAAAAAGAAGAAGTCATAGCTCAGTCTACTACACAAAATCAAGGCAAACTAAAAAGAGACATGAAAATGCGCCATCTCTTAATGATTGCTTTTGGAGGAGCAATTGGCACAGGGCTTTTTGTAGGCACAGGGGGCAATATTGCTAGTGCAGGTCCTTTAGGGACTTTGATTGCCTATTGCTTTGGGGGGCTTGTGGTTTATTGCATCATGCTTTCTTTAGGCGAGTTAGCAAGCTTTTATCCTACCACAGGAAGTTTTGGCGACTATGCAGCAAAATTTATAGGTCCAAGCACAGGCTATATGGTCTTTTGGATGTATTGGCTTGGTTGGGTCATTACGGTTGCGCTAGAGTATATCGCAATAGGCATGCTTATGCAACGCTGGTTTCCTACTATTCCTATTCATTATTGGGTTATCATTTGCATTCTTTTAGTGTTTTTATTAAATTTCTTTTCAGTTAAAATTTTTGCTGAAGGCGAATTTGTTTTTAGTCTTATTAAAGTTATTGCTGTTGTGGCTTTTATTAGTATTGGTGTGATTGGAATTATCTATCAAATTTATTTAAATGGTTTTAGCTCTATTTTTAATAATTTTTATTTTGGGGATAAGGGATTTTTCCCTAATGGAAGCACGGCCGTATTTAGTGCTATGCTTGCTGTTATCTTTGCTTTTACAGGCACAGAAGTCATAGGTGTTGCTGTAGGAGAGACCAAAAACGCTAGTGAAGTTATGCCAAAAGCGATTAAAGCAACCTTATGGCGTATTGTCTTTTTCTTTTTAGGCTCAGTGTTTGTGATTTCAGTCTTTTTGCCTATGAATGATTCAACCATCACACAAAGCCCTTTTGTAAGCGTTTTGGAGCGCATAAACTTGCCTTTTGTAGGGATTGGCATTCCTTATGTAGCTGATATTATGAATGCGGTTATTATTACAGCGATGTTTTCTACTGCAAATTCTGGACTCTATGGAGCAAGCAGAATGATTTATGGACTTTCACAACAAGATATGTTTTTTAAGCTCTTTTCTAAGCTCAATAAACAAGGCACGCCTATAAATGCTATGTATTTTTCTATTTTCTTTTCGCTCATAGGGCTTTTAACTCAAGTTTATGCTAAAGAAAGCATTGTAGAGGCGTTTATCAATGTGATTAGTTTCACGGTGATTATTGTATGGGTAAGCGTATCTGTCTCACAATATGCTTTCCGTAGGCAATATCTAAAAGCAGGGCATTCCTTAGATGACTTACCTTATAAAGCACCCTTTTTACCCTTTTTACAATTTGTTGGGATTACAGGTTGTATTATTGGAGTGATTGGTTCAGCTATGGATAAAGAACAACGCATTGGAATGATTTTAACCCTTATTTTTGCTGTAATTTGTTATATTGGCTACCATTTCACACAAAAAACCAAGCAAAACAAGAAAAATCAAAGAGATTTGATATAA